The following proteins are co-located in the Alcaligenes faecalis genome:
- a CDS encoding enoyl-CoA hydratase-related protein, translating to MIRTHDAGHWLEVILDRPERRNALTGPMYEELANIIDQANQNQKYRALILTGAGEHFCAGNDISELSAVRNSDMPPPIKFLRSLVKADIPLIVAVEGHAVGIGVTLLLHADFVYAARDARLRMPFTALGLCPEGASSHLLAQYVGPRRANEWLLLSQAFSAEQAMEDGLLTELTDHGNSLEAARACAHALSEQPPIALRTSKRLLREPQREILLEVLERERTLFSKLLEGDEALQILGKMSQNRSEK from the coding sequence ATGATACGGACTCATGATGCAGGTCATTGGCTGGAGGTCATTCTGGATCGCCCGGAACGACGCAATGCCTTGACTGGCCCCATGTACGAAGAACTGGCCAACATCATCGACCAGGCCAATCAGAACCAGAAATATCGTGCCCTGATTCTGACCGGCGCAGGCGAACATTTCTGTGCAGGCAACGACATTTCCGAGCTGTCTGCTGTGCGCAATAGCGACATGCCGCCGCCGATCAAATTCCTGCGCAGTCTGGTCAAAGCCGACATCCCATTGATCGTGGCCGTGGAAGGCCACGCCGTGGGTATTGGCGTGACCTTGCTGCTGCATGCGGACTTTGTGTACGCGGCCCGTGACGCGCGTTTGCGCATGCCCTTCACCGCATTGGGCCTGTGCCCGGAAGGTGCCTCCAGCCACCTGCTGGCGCAGTACGTGGGGCCACGCCGTGCCAACGAATGGCTACTGCTGTCACAAGCCTTCAGCGCCGAGCAAGCCATGGAAGACGGCCTGCTCACTGAACTGACCGATCACGGCAATAGCCTGGAAGCCGCCCGTGCCTGCGCCCACGCGCTGTCCGAGCAGCCGCCCATTGCCTTGCGCACCAGCAAGCGTTTGCTCCGTGAGCCCCAGCGCGAGATTTTGCTGGAAGTCCTGGAGCGCGAGCGCACGCTATTTTCCAAACTACTGGAAGGCGACGAAGCCCTGCAAATTCTGGGGAAAATGAGCCAAAACCGCAGCGAGAAATAG
- a CDS encoding nitronate monooxygenase family protein, which yields MPSALTQQLYQSMTLPVMAAPMFIVSNPALVIAQCASGIIGSVPALNARPQEKLKDWLDQIDDTLAELRERHPERRIAPYAINHIIHQSNDRLEQDLRVCADHKVPLVITSLRAPQDIVPHVHAWGGKVFHDVTTLRHAEKALEAGVDGLIVVAAGAGGHAGTLSPFVLVNEIRQIFDGPIALSGAMSHGRDILAAQAMGADMAYIGTRFIASTEANASDDYKNMIVKGSAADIVYTPLFTGIPGNYLKDSIRAAGLDPDKLDSQKAADTAFGSGLSKAWRDIWGAGQGIGGIDSVEPTADIVARLHREYQEAKAALLASPFA from the coding sequence ATGCCATCGGCATTAACGCAGCAGCTTTATCAATCTATGACCCTGCCTGTGATGGCAGCACCCATGTTCATTGTCTCGAACCCGGCTCTGGTAATTGCACAATGCGCCAGCGGCATTATCGGTTCCGTCCCCGCTCTGAACGCGCGCCCCCAGGAAAAGCTCAAAGACTGGTTGGACCAGATCGACGACACCCTGGCCGAACTGCGCGAGCGCCATCCCGAGCGCCGCATCGCCCCCTACGCCATCAATCACATCATTCATCAGTCCAACGACCGCCTGGAACAGGATCTGCGGGTGTGCGCCGACCATAAGGTGCCACTGGTGATCACCAGCCTGCGCGCCCCACAGGATATTGTGCCGCACGTGCACGCCTGGGGCGGCAAAGTATTCCACGATGTCACCACCTTGCGCCATGCCGAAAAAGCCTTGGAAGCCGGCGTCGATGGCCTGATCGTGGTGGCCGCAGGGGCAGGCGGCCATGCCGGTACCTTGAGCCCCTTTGTACTGGTCAACGAAATCCGTCAGATTTTTGATGGCCCGATTGCCCTGTCAGGCGCCATGAGCCATGGCCGCGACATTCTGGCCGCTCAGGCCATGGGTGCCGACATGGCCTACATAGGCACCCGCTTCATTGCCAGTACCGAAGCCAATGCCTCGGACGATTACAAAAACATGATCGTCAAGGGTAGTGCCGCCGATATTGTCTACACCCCGCTGTTTACTGGCATCCCCGGCAACTATCTGAAGGACAGTATCCGTGCTGCCGGCCTGGACCCGGACAAGCTCGATAGCCAGAAAGCGGCCGACACCGCCTTTGGCTCGGGCTTGAGCAAGGCTTGGCGCGATATCTGGGGTGCTGGCCAAGGCATTGGTGGCATTGATTCGGTAGAGCCTACTGCCGATATCGTTGCGCGTTTACATCGTGAATATCAGGAAGCCAAGGCAGCACTGCTGGCCTCCCCCTTCGCCTGA
- a CDS encoding CaiB/BaiF CoA-transferase family protein gives MTTTERKAPLAGLRVLDLTRVLAGPWCTQNLADLGAEVIKVERPGAGDDTRAWGPPYLQDGHRADTEDAAYFGAANRNKESITLDIGTAQGAEVVRQLVRRCDILVENFKVGGLKKYGLDYDSLQTINPALIYCSITGFGQSGPYASRPGYDFMIQGLGGLMSLTGEPDGEPQKAGVAVADVMTGMYATVAVLAAVVERHRSGLGQHLDIALLDCQVAMMANQNMNYLCTGQAPQRPGNAHQNLVPYQVFEASDGHLIVAVGNDAQFRSFAQELGHPEWADDPRFARNAGRVMHRDELVPLLAQVMLSRTRDSWLQALEAVGIPAGPINTMEQVYQDPQVLVRGLRLDLPTGQGGSVPSVASPLRLSATPVQYRSAPPRLGEHTREVLARVLELSPDQVETLVSGFVEQA, from the coding sequence ATGACCACGACTGAACGAAAGGCGCCCTTGGCGGGATTGCGTGTTCTGGACTTGACGCGCGTGCTGGCCGGACCTTGGTGTACCCAAAACCTGGCTGATTTGGGGGCGGAGGTCATTAAGGTGGAACGTCCTGGGGCCGGAGACGATACCCGTGCTTGGGGCCCTCCCTATTTGCAGGATGGTCACAGGGCGGACACGGAAGATGCGGCCTATTTTGGGGCTGCCAACCGCAACAAAGAGTCCATCACCCTGGATATAGGCACTGCACAAGGCGCAGAGGTGGTGCGTCAGTTGGTCAGGCGCTGCGATATTCTGGTGGAAAATTTCAAGGTGGGTGGTTTGAAAAAGTACGGGCTGGATTACGACAGCCTGCAAACCATTAATCCAGCCCTGATTTACTGTTCGATTACCGGATTTGGCCAGAGTGGCCCCTATGCAAGTCGGCCAGGATATGACTTCATGATCCAGGGGCTGGGGGGCTTGATGTCTCTGACCGGGGAACCCGATGGCGAACCGCAAAAAGCGGGTGTGGCCGTGGCTGATGTCATGACAGGCATGTATGCCACGGTGGCCGTATTGGCCGCGGTGGTAGAACGCCATCGTAGTGGCCTGGGCCAGCATCTGGATATTGCCTTGCTGGATTGCCAGGTGGCCATGATGGCCAATCAGAACATGAATTACTTGTGTACCGGTCAGGCTCCGCAGCGTCCCGGCAATGCACATCAGAATCTGGTGCCTTATCAGGTCTTTGAGGCCAGTGACGGGCATTTGATTGTGGCGGTGGGTAACGATGCTCAGTTTCGCAGTTTTGCGCAGGAGCTGGGTCACCCCGAGTGGGCGGATGATCCCCGTTTTGCGCGCAATGCCGGACGCGTCATGCACAGGGACGAGCTGGTGCCCCTGCTGGCGCAGGTCATGTTGAGCCGGACGCGTGATAGCTGGTTGCAGGCGCTGGAAGCCGTGGGTATTCCAGCCGGGCCTATTAATACGATGGAGCAGGTTTATCAGGACCCGCAGGTGTTGGTGCGTGGTTTGCGGCTGGACTTGCCGACCGGGCAGGGTGGCAGTGTGCCTTCGGTGGCCAGCCCTTTGCGTTTGTCGGCTACGCCGGTGCAGTATCGCAGCGCGCCCCCACGTCTGGGAGAGCACACCCGCGAGGTCCTGGCACGAGTGCTGGAGCTGTCGCCCGATCAGGTCGAGACCCTGGTGTCCGGCTTTGTTGAACAGGCTTAA
- a CDS encoding 3-hydroxyacyl-CoA dehydrogenase codes for MKQIQTIAIVGAGAMGRGIAQIAAQAGKQVLLYDLNADSVKAALADVHAVWNRLQDKGRMTAEQVDAAKACLQTASDLPALAPADLVVEAIVERLDVKQGLLQELEEIVSADCVLASNTSSLSITAIAQACRHPERVAGYHFFNPVPLMKVVEVIDGLRTSPEVGDALMQVSRDMGHTPVRAKDMPGFIVNHAGRGMNIEGLKIAQECVAPFYQIDAIMREQAGFRMGPFELLDLTALDVSHPVMESIYRQFYDEPRFRPSPITAVRHAGKLFGRKNGEGFYQYEDGKKQVPQEPTVPVVTSFAPVWVSPYHEQGQARALQLLNELEVKVVEGDQPPADALILLTPYGEDVATLVSLHGLDPARTVALDTLFGLEKGRRRVLMCSAATTPEWRDQAWAMLASDGTAVSVIEDSAGFVAQRLVATIVNIASDIAQQQIATPSDIDAAVRLGLGYPHNGPLSMGDAVGSRDLLDVLNTLQAVTGDMRYRASPWLQRRVQLGMSLTALAQCKAQ; via the coding sequence ATGAAACAGATACAAACCATTGCTATTGTTGGCGCAGGTGCTATGGGGCGGGGCATTGCCCAGATTGCCGCTCAGGCAGGCAAGCAGGTCTTGCTCTATGACCTGAATGCAGACTCGGTCAAGGCGGCGTTGGCGGACGTACACGCCGTCTGGAACCGTTTGCAGGACAAAGGCCGCATGACGGCTGAACAGGTGGATGCGGCCAAAGCGTGCTTGCAAACCGCCAGCGATCTGCCAGCCTTGGCCCCTGCCGATCTGGTAGTGGAAGCTATTGTGGAGCGCCTGGACGTTAAACAAGGCTTGCTGCAAGAGTTGGAAGAGATTGTGTCGGCTGATTGTGTGTTGGCCTCCAATACCTCTTCACTGTCCATTACCGCCATTGCTCAAGCTTGCCGCCACCCCGAGCGCGTGGCTGGCTATCACTTCTTCAACCCCGTACCGCTGATGAAAGTGGTCGAGGTTATTGATGGCTTGCGCACATCGCCCGAAGTGGGTGATGCTCTGATGCAAGTGTCGCGCGATATGGGCCACACGCCTGTGCGCGCCAAGGATATGCCTGGCTTTATCGTGAACCACGCCGGTCGTGGCATGAACATCGAGGGCCTGAAAATCGCCCAGGAATGCGTGGCGCCTTTCTATCAGATCGACGCTATCATGCGCGAGCAGGCCGGTTTCCGCATGGGCCCCTTTGAACTGCTGGATCTGACTGCGCTGGATGTGTCCCATCCGGTGATGGAATCCATTTACCGTCAGTTCTACGACGAGCCGCGCTTCCGTCCTTCGCCCATCACGGCGGTACGCCACGCCGGTAAATTGTTTGGCCGCAAGAACGGCGAAGGCTTCTACCAGTATGAAGATGGCAAGAAACAGGTTCCGCAAGAGCCAACTGTTCCTGTTGTCACCTCCTTTGCGCCTGTGTGGGTTTCGCCTTATCACGAGCAAGGTCAGGCTCGTGCTCTGCAATTGCTGAATGAACTGGAGGTGAAAGTGGTGGAAGGCGACCAGCCGCCTGCTGATGCGCTGATTCTGTTGACGCCTTACGGTGAAGACGTGGCGACTTTGGTGTCCCTGCATGGCCTGGACCCTGCCCGTACCGTGGCGCTGGATACCTTGTTCGGTCTGGAAAAAGGCCGCCGCCGCGTGCTGATGTGTTCGGCTGCAACCACACCCGAATGGCGTGACCAGGCCTGGGCCATGCTGGCCAGCGATGGTACGGCGGTTAGCGTGATCGAAGACTCTGCTGGTTTTGTGGCCCAGCGTCTGGTGGCCACCATTGTGAACATTGCCAGCGATATCGCTCAGCAGCAGATTGCGACACCGTCCGACATTGACGCTGCGGTGCGTCTGGGTCTGGGTTACCCGCACAATGGCCCGCTGTCCATGGGTGATGCCGTGGGCTCGCGTGATTTGCTGGATGTCTTGAACACCCTGCAAGCTGTCACCGGCGATATGCGTTATCGCGCCAGCCCCTGGCTGCAACGCCGTGTTCAACTGGGTATGTCCTTGACGGCATTGGCTCAGTGCAAGGCGCAGTAA
- a CDS encoding c-type cytochrome, protein MSNTEQKPEEHNEGHSAMIKTPKQLLVTVALAFLVPIAIIVMLVSLVTSTMGAGAGSAALSPEAIAARIQPVAGFKLVDVNAVKELKTGQQVYETTCTACHGTGVAGAPKFGDEAAWGELLKQGQDELIKNAIHGIRGMPAKGGNPSLDDIEVARAVVYMANAAGADFKEPEAPAPEGEEADVKPEAAAADTQSAEAPATEAPAATQTAAADDSKVDPAGIKLYDTICFACHAAGVAGAPKFGDQAAWKPYIESGMDTMLQKAIHGVGAMPPRGGSQASDDEIRAAIQHMVNAAK, encoded by the coding sequence ATGAGCAACACGGAACAAAAACCCGAAGAACACAACGAGGGTCACTCAGCCATGATCAAAACCCCTAAACAATTGCTTGTGACCGTGGCTCTGGCTTTCTTGGTGCCCATCGCGATTATTGTCATGCTGGTCAGTCTGGTTACCTCCACCATGGGTGCAGGTGCTGGCTCCGCCGCCCTTTCCCCTGAAGCCATCGCTGCCCGCATTCAACCGGTTGCCGGTTTCAAACTGGTTGACGTCAATGCCGTTAAAGAACTGAAGACGGGCCAGCAAGTGTACGAAACCACCTGTACCGCCTGTCACGGCACCGGTGTGGCCGGTGCGCCCAAGTTTGGCGACGAAGCTGCCTGGGGCGAACTACTCAAACAGGGCCAGGACGAGCTGATCAAGAACGCCATTCACGGCATTCGAGGCATGCCTGCCAAGGGCGGCAACCCATCGCTGGACGATATCGAAGTGGCCCGTGCCGTTGTTTACATGGCCAATGCAGCTGGCGCAGACTTCAAAGAGCCCGAAGCGCCTGCCCCGGAAGGTGAAGAAGCTGACGTCAAACCTGAAGCCGCGGCTGCAGATACTCAATCCGCCGAGGCCCCTGCCACGGAAGCCCCTGCCGCCACACAAACGGCAGCCGCTGACGACAGCAAAGTCGACCCAGCAGGCATCAAACTGTACGACACCATTTGCTTTGCCTGTCATGCAGCCGGTGTCGCCGGTGCGCCCAAGTTTGGCGATCAGGCTGCCTGGAAGCCCTATATCGAGTCCGGTATGGATACCATGCTTCAAAAAGCGATCCACGGTGTCGGCGCCATGCCTCCACGCGGCGGTTCGCAAGCCTCTGACGACGAAATCCGTGCTGCTATCCAACACATGGTTAACGCCGCCAAGTAA